The following is a genomic window from Salarias fasciatus chromosome 10, fSalaFa1.1, whole genome shotgun sequence.
GGTCTACCCTCGggcaagccccccccccccccccccccccccggtgaacgcacatttgtgcccccccatacacttgatatgccccccctgagacgaatgtctggcaACGGGTCTGGTTAGagatgagggaggaagagggggattGGATGGTAGTCCACCGTGGTCGGCACAGCGGCCGTGTGCGCGACCAGGAAGCCCGGCAGGGGAGCAAACAAAACCTCCCGGGACGCCGGGGAAAGTTTGAGGGGgatcgctggaggaggctgcatTAGGTTATAATTAGGTTTGACATAATGACTGGCAAAATCcatagagctgtccatggtgctgaaaccttATTTGAATCCTTCTGACCGCGTGCACCTGCTTGCTGTTGCTGTGTCAGAGGGGTTGGTCTGCGGCATCTTGTTTTCTAGCGATTATGATTTAATGGGGATGTTTTGGCCACAAGGGTCCATGGAGAAATGCTTCGCCCCCCCCCCTGGGCTGggacccctgctccgcccctgCTATCAAGACATAGTTGATGTTCCAAGAGCTACATTTAAATAAGAATACGCAAAAACATGTTTCCCCCCttatctaaaagaaaaaaaaattaaatcaacaaaATGTATTCTAAATATTCTGCTTCCACATTAGTTGTTCCTAAccttccctaaaaaaaaaaaaatgacgcaCGTATAATTCTCTCAAGACTTTTCACCTCAGCTTAGAGTAGATCATTTGGTGAGGTTGCATGTAAAGCTGTCAAAACTTCATAAAATCCTGACTGTTTAAATATTCATCTATCATTTTAGAGAAACAATACATCCagtagaaaaatacatttatgtaAAGAACTGTCACCCTAACCCTATTCAAGCCAGTGGCATTaatgaaaactacatttcttgATGATTGACATTTGATCATTGGCCAGCGAGCCATAGTCTGATACACCTGTATTTATTACCTCCAGTTCATTTAATCACACAAGGTCAAATAACCAAAATAATAGGAAGGCAATTGCTTCAGAAGTGGAaactttattattttattttttttaatacataaaCTGGATAACTTCTTCACATTCAAAGAAATCTCGGAAGttataaaatgtgattttgggCAGTTTAGTGATCCTGATGAGGCTGGACTTATTTACTTATTGAGTATTAATTTAAATTGAGAAAACTTAAATGTTCTAATCAAAGTGAAAGCTTTCATTGCCAGATAAGAAGCTGGTAATGGCGAGTAGTTTCACATTGGTATAAAAGATGTCTGTCTTCTCCACTGCAGGCCAacgctgccctctagtggctgaaCAGAGCGACACATGGCAACGCAACTTTTTCAATTTGAAGTTTAATGTTAATTCCATGCTGTGTTTCAGTAAGAATACAGATGGTACTTGTGGCTCCGGTGAGAATATCCAGTAGTACAAATCAGATTCACGTTACACATACTGAACAGAAGGAAGAGAGGAAACGAGGAGGAAAGAGACGAGGAAACCTGAAAGAGTCAGGGGAGAGGAGAGATACAGCAGGCCTCTAGTTCCCAAACTGGTTTTTATATAGTGCCAATGCAAAAACTGCATTACGTTACAATCAGAGTGTGGAGCATTCCCctcccacgcacacacgcacgcacattttttttttctctgttaaaaagCCATTACCTAACTATCTGCCATTAGCAAAAGCGCTACAGCCTCGCAGCACAATACTTGGTCCAATAGTGGACGAGAGGAGGTGAGTGATGCTCGGACAAGACGGGGACATTCTGATGTTTGTCGTTTAAAAACCGAAAGGAAACCTGACGTGTTGAAGGAACCACCGAGTCCAGAGGGCACTTAGTTCTTCCTTAAAAAGCTTGAACAGCATCCCTTTTACGCCTTCCATCACCGCGATAGTACGTCGATGTGATAACTGAAGTATTTCACAAACCAACAGAAGCATGGACAAGATGTTGTTCATTAACACACATGTACaggaaacaaaccaaaaaaaaaaaaaaaaagaacccagcAAAGAATCATCTTTAAATAAACTCTTGCATATGTGTGTTTCAAATACAGGCAAGCGTACTTGGCAACAGATGATACAgcaaagtcaaataaaaacagtgaaacaggaCATGAACCTTAAGGGGTACAGGCTTGCGAAAGAAGGGGGGTGGAACAGAAGGTAAACCCCACCCCGGGTAGTGGAAACAGAAGACCCAAGCGGGCCctgaggaggggggcggggggggcacGTGCATACGAGGAGAAAAAGGTGAGAGATGGATAGAGATGGAAGAGAAAGGTAGAAAGTGTGGGCTGTAGTAGAAACCGCACTGAAATCTGTAGGGCTGtctgggggagggggagggggagggggggctcatCTTGGGTTGTTCAGTCTCACTGGGCCTCGTCCTCCGCATCTTGCAGTGCTTCTTTGTTCTGTTCTTCACCTGAAAAGaggcagaggaacattgaaTAAAGGGGCTGCACTCTGAGATCGGTGAACATTCAAGAGCCAGAAATCCGCTCAGCCGCCGTGACTTTTAGCTTCTCAGACCTCATTTATAGGAAAACGCTGAGTGAAAATGAActgattttgcatttttgtttgaggAACATTTAGATAATAATGTAAAAATCAAACCAATGTAGTTTAATGTAGGGCCAGTAGATGGTGCCATTTGTTTTTAGGGATCCAATGTTTAATCCAGTCTGCCTTATTAAAGAGGCTGATAATGTGAAAGACATGAAAGTTTGATGCATCAAATTAGCTTATTGGGTCAGTTTCAGCGCAGCAATAAAATATGGTTCAATCAActggagctgctccactgtAACGAGGATTTTACTCATTTAGGTAAGACAGGAAGTTTAACTGCATCACCTCCTGAATATCGTGTCTTCAAGAAAGAAAACTTACAGTAACGAGCTGCATCAATGTGCAGTCATTACGTTATTTACTTTACATTCACTGATGGGAGCCGGTGTCGTACACGTCACATGTTTGGTGTCGCTCGCCAAAAGGTCAGTAACTCCATACAGGCACACGCAAACATCACACAAGTTCTCATTTGAAGTGAGAAAATGAGAAGAGTTAGTTTGGTCTTGGCAATAATTAAAGAAGACTTCACACAGTTCAAGCTTTGCTTCAGAGGTGCTTAGTGAatcatgctttaaaaaaaaaaaaaaaaaaaattcagtccCACCATTTTCACCAGTGAAGGTGTCAACATGCGGGGAGGAGAGCAACAGTCAGATTTACGCCCGGCGGAGCGGGCTGCCATGGCGACGGCACAGCCATCCGTGTAATGAAGAATTAAGAGGCGCCGATAACAAAGGCCGGAGAGTTCGTCACGATTAAAATAGAAACCGGAACGGTGCTCATTAGCGCCGCGGCTAACGGGAATGTCAGGGAGCTGCAGGGGCCTCGCATGCTGCTGCACTTCACCCATGATCGtcgtacacgcacacacatacatacacacaaacacacactctgccgtGATGCCCTGGTGGGCTGTGTTCAGTGATACTGACGTGCAGAGGTGATAAACTGAATGCTTCCGTCACTCCACCTGTAACTTGGAGTTACTTTTAGTTACACTCAACGATTGACGGCTGTGTGTTGGGTTGTTCGGCAAAAAATACTTCGATCAACAGGTCCAGTTAGTCATTAGCTCCAGCTCCAACAGTCACATTCAAACATTACATGCCACTGAGTAACAACTAtcagtttttttcttaagtTACTCAAAGAATCATCACTACTACAGTATATAAAACAGAACTAGGAACTGTAATGAATTATTAACTTTCATTAGCTGGTAAAGTAACATGATCACTACGGTAGCTGAAGCTGCAAAACTGAGACTAACTACTAATTGAACTAGCTCCGTTACTTTAGTATAAAACAGTAATTAACATGCAACTACCAAATAAAGTAGTGCGGTGAATTCCAACTCTGTGAGAGAGTGACGGTGGGTTCGGTTAGGGCGGTGAGACAGGAGAACAAACAGCCACACACCAGATGAATGACTTACTAAATACACTTCAACTACGGAGAAGAGGGAAGGAAGAGGGCTGTCCTTAAGAATCTacaggaggatgaagagttAGAGGAGTGTGTCAGTACTGGGAATGACGGCACAGATTTTAAGGAGAGGTTAGAGGAAACCATGAGAATATTTCCTGATCGGGATAAAACCAGAGATTCAGACCAAAAAACTTTGAACTGAATGGTGTGCATACGATTTCATGACAGCTCCAGATACCGACAGTTTGCTTGCTGCAGATCCACAATCTGCTTCCCTTGTGATTCTAGCAGCCAAAACCTTAAACCTTCTAACCTATCAAAAGATGGAGAAATGGATccatacttctttttttttgtagaaacaAACTGCTCTTACCATCTCCCTGCACGTCTGAGGTCCATAGTGTCAAGTTGTCACGTAGCAACTGCATGATAAGTGTTGAGTCCTTATAGCTCTCCTCGCTCAGCGTGTCCAGTTCTGCGATGGCATTGTCGAACGCTTCCTTCGCCAACCTGCCGGCACAGAAGACGCAGGACGATCACACACGGGACCTGGCGGCGTCCGCGCGGTTCCACCTCAGACAGTTTAATGTGGGACTCTGAACCACTGCGGCGGTGCAGATTGAGTGTTTCTGTGGGCGAGTGCAGACGTGGAGCCATGCTGCTCGTTTCCCAAGAAACCTATTTTCTAACCATAAACAGAAACATCAAAGCTTCAACTGCGACTGTTTTTCGATTTTTCAAGTCCAAGTCTTACGAGCTttcaaaaaataagaaataaaaaaaagcaaagcaaactCACCTGCAAGCACGGTCTGGTGAGTTGAGAATTTCATAATAGAAAACTGAAAAGTTGAGGGCCAGTCCCAGGCGGATGGGGTGTGTTGGAGGGAGTTCGATCATGGCGATGTCGCTTGCGGCTTTGTACGCTACCAAACTGTTCTCGGCTGCCTCCTTCCTGTCGTTGCCTGTGGCAAACTCTGCCAGGTACCTGTGGTAATCTCCCTTCCTGCGCAGAAAGAAAATGCACACAAAGGTCAGATGGATTTTAACCATTACAGGAATTGCCTTAAGGGTCTTTATGAGTCCTGAAACAAAATGCTTTTGTACGTTTCTGAACGTTTTTACGTAAAAACACAGCACTTTAAGTTAAACAGTCTACTTGTGGTCATTTTTAAAGAGGAGCAActctcaaaaaaatgttttaatgaggGAAGCACTGATGAAACTATTTCACATCAGTATGAGGACACTACTACACGATGCATTTTCAATCGTCTTTCTCGTCTGGTTTCTCTACATGCTGTTCATTCATGACTAACACTTTAATATTCAGCGTCTTTCTCAAATATGTCACCGTCCCACGCTTGACCACACTGTCAAACTGTGCTTTTCAGCCTCGGCTTGTAGCCTGTTGCCATCAGTCACCATGCAGCGATCAACGAATAAAGTGAGACACGATCATTTAATCACAAGCGATGCCTAATTTTTGAAAATCACTAGATTTGACTGATTTTTGAGTGGATAATTCCAGCATGATTTCCTTTGTGAGGACTATATTAAACACGCTGTGTGTTGTCAGCAGGGATGCTGGTTTttctggtggaaacatcatTAAAGAGCGCATTGATCACACAGAGTGCAGCAGGTGAACGCACCGCTTAGCTTTAAATAGAATGGAGCTAAAttagaataacaaaaaaaaaacctgagataCACCAAAATTCTGCACAATAACAGACAATGAATTGCTAGAAACTACTGAGGGAATGAGGTGATATAAGACGTTGAAGTCTTTGAAGTGTGAGATCGCTATGGGAACAGAGGTGCCCAACAGCTCGCATCCTGCCTGAACAAGATGTGTGTATCCTGGAGTATAGTGTTTGCGTCTTTAACCACGTCTGTGTAATCCCGTCAAGAGATGTGAAATTGTACATCTGTTCGATGGATACGCACATTTTGTAGTAGAAAACCTTTGATTCTCCCGTGGTCGCGGCTAAGATGAGGTGCTTGTCCAGTACATCCAGAATGTCGTTGCAGATTGATTTCAGCTCTTTCTCGACCTGCAGGGGCAAAACGTGCACACGGCAGTCAATGGACAGGAAAACATTCCTGCAGACGCAGCGAGGGCAGCCCCCGCGGAGCCGTTCGTCACTGGATATCGCACGACTCAGATCCCAGGTCAACCTGACATCGCTATCCGCCCTGCATGTCTGTGTGACTCCCGACAAGAGCCAAATCTCATCGCTTTACTTACAAATCAGCACTTTGGAAAATTATTGTTATCCGCTCGGCGCAGCCAGACGGCTTTAGAGTGGGTTTCCTCTGTGGTGCTGCCACGGCTCACGGGTTGCTCCGCCGTAGCAGAGGACCGCTTTAAAGTTAATTCATGGCTGCTGCCTGCCTCATTATTTCACTCACACAAGTGTTGTTGGGCTGTGAGATGGCACCATTTCCtggcagcttaaaaaaaaaaaaaaagaaaaaagaaaaaaaaaatcccactccAGAGAGGAAGGCATCCTCGCTACTCCGCCCGTCTTTATCAAATTAAAATTCAGGTAGCGACTACCAATCAGCTCTCCTTCAGTCTGGCGgggttttattttcatttcaggacGTTTGAAAAGACCACATCTGAACTGAGCTCCTAGAAACAAGAGAAAGCGAGTCGGCTCACTTCAGTGGGATCCTCTGCAGAAACACGAGATGACGGGAGCACCGTGCAACAAATGTTTGGTGTTTTCAAGATTTAAAGGTTCTCACGAAACAAGAAACTGTCGTCAGTGGGGCCACACAGTGGAGTAATGGTTGGGAACATTTGTTATCTTATCCAAGAATATTACATTTGAGTTTAAGTTAATCCATACCCAGACTAAAGACCCAgtgatatggcaaaaaaaatcctcctctgGGAAAATGAAGACACTGATATGTAAACATGAcgatcatcatcatcacgtTGTGATGCGACATGCGCTGTGCATTTGCTACAAGTGAAACATTAATAATACAGATTAGTTTGAAGTtataatataaaacaaaaataaaatattgtcaCTGGCAATTTGATGTGTCAAACATTTGCAGCATGTCTCAAAAATCTGGCTTTTCAACCGTATTACAGTGCAGCATTTCTTTTGCGATGTAGCAAACAACACTTTCTGGGTCGGGTGGTTGGTTCTGTGTAGATGAGCAGGCAAGTCTGTTGTGTCGTCACCACTTTCGTACCAGTTCAACAAACTGGTTCAACCGTATTTGAGTGGCTCACCTTGCTCCTTTGGTCTGAAGCCAATACTGATACTTGCCTTTGTTATCATGTTTTTCCTTCTAATTTCTAGTCCGGTAAATCGCActgctcttcacctgctgcACGGGGTGTATGCTAGTGGCTGCGCCTTCCTTCCACACACAAAAGATCCTACACTACTGTGAAGAGCATTTCACTAcgttcattcaaaaaaaaaaaaaaaaaaaaaaagcgcccAGGTGCCGAGACCGATGCAGATTGAATCATCTCGTCATCCAGCCTGTTTGGAGATGTGGGATGAAGAAAACTAGTTGCACCCAATTCAGCCATGTTTGATCACGTAAATGGGCTCAAATCTGATCACTGTGATCGACTAGAAATGTATCGCCATCGCGAAGCTCGATCACATGATCGCCCAGCTCAAACCCAGATAATTTAGCTCCAGCTTTTCAGACCCTGATCTCGGATTTATTAATTCATACATAGTTAAGatgctgtttacatgatcacACGAATGCTCTGATAACTCCAGCGGGCAGCCAATGAGCTGAGTTTTAATATACATGTGAATATTCACGGTCTGACAAAAATCATTTCATCATAGCTAAGCTGTTGGACCTCAGACATGCTGAAACACCACAAAGTTACAAGTGAATACATAATGACTCTAAAAAAAGAACACTTTTTTTGTCAAGTattgaaatcaataaaaaaaaaaaaaaggtgttttctttcattttttttaaacaaggtATTTCATAACATGTCTCACCGTTTTCCTGTATTCTCTGATCATCTTTAGTTTGTCTTCGCcacctttgttttcttctttctgttctAGGCTGCTGATTATCCTCCAGGAGGCTCTTCTGGCTCCGATCACGTTCTTGTATGCTACCGACAGCAGGTTCCTCTCCTCCACGGTCAGCTCCACGTCCATGCTGGCCACGTTCTTCATCGACTCCACCATTTCTGAGAGACACGAGAAAATCAGACGACGTGAGTAACGGACTTCATCTGTCAAGTCTGGTTAAAAACTATATCGAGTTGAGCATGATGAGAAATATTCAGGGATAAAAACCAATTTTTTCCATGTAGCTCCTTCATGAAACAGCTCCTTTTACATGTGTGTCCCAGTGTGAATAAGTTACAAATGATGTAACTTGAAATCATGATTCAAGTCAGACAGCACTTCACTGGCATAATTTGAAGGTTTTGGTATGTCGACCAAATCAGTCCCAGGATAAAGTGCTGACAGCGTGTTTTCTATATTAAGCCTCCATGAAGAAACACCACGGCTGAATATTTCAAATAGTGCCTTTGTAATTCAtagaaacatcaaaaaagacATCCTCCACTACAAATCAAGTATTTAGGGGCTTAAAAGAACATTTAATGATTCGTATTTACTGAAAACGAGCACATGCTCGTCCACTTTAAAACACAGAGCTGAGCCTTGAAAGGTTTCTGTCGTCCTCAGTGCAGCAGTAATAGAGTGCCTGGGACGCTGCCCGAACATAAACTCCTCTAATGCATCATCCACCACCTGTGGACACGTATGGGGGGGATGCTGGGAAAGGAGCCAGGACAGTGAACCAGAGTGCTGAGCTAGATAAAATGTGAGCTGCCTTGGTTGTACTTCAGAAAATTCACATTATTAAAGTTGTGTGgattaaaactgcaaaaaaaaagaaaagataaaatgaaGCACCAACTTGAAAGTCTGCTCTGTGAGAGTAATTAATCAACACAATAAGCCATTTCCTCTGGCTTCATataaatgaaacacaacatGGAGCCTCTAATCAAATCACAGCATGCTATTAAAGGAGGCTTCGAACGAACgtaaacatttaaattaaactgGATATGCGGCTGTCAGCAGTATTTATCAACCACTTTACTACATCAGCTGAGTAACGCCAAACTGCACTTTCGACAGGTACTTTTTTCCAACTCTagcttcttctctttttatCTCTTCTAGCtccaccttgtttttttttttttttgccattttggtGACTTTAACCACTTCAGATTTTTCTCCCCTactttgactgttttcaagTAGCCACTACAGAGAAGCGAGGGTCACACACCCCTAACTGAAGAGAACAGTTACAGTAGTTTTGTAAAGTCCAGGATTAAAGCTGGAACTATGTGGCGGCACATCACACACCTGCACTAACACCTGAGCCGAAGCTTTGCAGAGGAACTGGATTATTTTGACACGTGGATGCTACATCAaccaacatttcaaaaaaataaaaaaataaataaagatggcTTTGAAACTTAAAATCTCCCAAAGCAAATCGAGCAATGGAAGCCTCATTTCCAGGACCTGCCGCCCTGCCCTGGAGGTGAGCGCAGTGTGCCAATGGTTGGGCTTTGAAAGGCCGCAGACTGGGTGTTAACAGTAAAAGCCAATACCAGCATGTTGGTGAAACCTGATACACAATGGTTACAAGCCAGGAGGAGCACTCTGCTGGTTTGATCCCTTTGCTTCGCCGCCCTGCTTGCACTCGAATCAACTCCCTGACCTCGCTGTGCctttgtaacatttttttttttatttatcccaGCATTAGCAGCTTGACAAAACCCACCCCTCGCTGCTTTAATGGCAGCTTGAACAATCGAGCTGTCAATGACTGCAATGACGA
Proteins encoded in this region:
- the LOC115395320 gene encoding 14-3-3 protein epsilon, with the protein product MTDRENLVYQAKLAEQAERYDEMVESMKNVASMDVELTVEERNLLSVAYKNVIGARRASWRIISSLEQKEENKGGEDKLKMIREYRKTVEKELKSICNDILDVLDKHLILAATTGESKVFYYKMKGDYHRYLAEFATGNDRKEAAENSLVAYKAASDIAMIELPPTHPIRLGLALNFSVFYYEILNSPDRACRLAKEAFDNAIAELDTLSEESYKDSTLIMQLLRDNLTLWTSDVQGDGEEQNKEALQDAEDEAQ